Proteins encoded together in one Macadamia integrifolia cultivar HAES 741 chromosome 8, SCU_Mint_v3, whole genome shotgun sequence window:
- the LOC122087365 gene encoding probable E3 ubiquitin-protein ligase RHC1A, with amino-acid sequence MSSNGNTHWCHRCGRPVRVRGRDATCPYCEGGFVQELDGMDGVGPFDFLGGLDSDDDHDHRFGIMEAFSALMRQRMGRRNRDFDLRGRSGIGPDNGLAGFGAGYGAGPWLIFRGQVPVRMSENGGIEVLFNGGPGVGLRRANVGDYFLGPGLDELIEQLTRNDRNGPPPAARSSIDAMPTVKITQRHLRTDSHCPVCKERFELGSEARQMPCNHMYHSDCIVPWLVQHNSCPVCRHELPPQGSSGSGASNRSSTSSGISSGREGSGDNQGRRNPFSYLWPFRSSNSNSNSNSNSNSNTNSNTNANTNSNLNSHRTESSGSSSAAVREDNHQMSYSGWPFDY; translated from the coding sequence ATGTCAAGCAATGGGAATACACATTGGTGCCACAGATGCGGGCGGCCTGTGCGAGTCCGAGGACGAGATGCTACTTGCCCTTACTGTGAAGGTGGCTTTGTGCAAGAGCTTGATGGGATGGATGGGGTTGGGCCTTTTGATTTCCTTGGAGGACTGGATTCTGATGACGATCATGACCACAGATTTGGGATAATGGAGGCTTTCTCTGCTCTGATGAGGCAGCGAATGGGTAGGAGAAACCGCGACTTTGACCTTAGAGGAAGGTCTGGCATTGGTCCAGATAATGGTCTGGCAGGGTTTGGCGCTGGTTATGGTGCTGGTCCTTGGCTGATATTCCGTGGCCAAGTTCCTGTCAGGATGTCTGAAAATGGTGGCATTGAAGTGCTTTTCAATGGGGGTCCAGGAGTTGGTTTGAGGCGAGCTAATGTTGGTGATTACTTTCTTGGCCCGGGACTGGATGAACTGATAGAACAGCTCACTCGGAATGATAGGAATGGACCGCCACCGGCAGCTCGGTCTTCAATTGATGCCATGCCGACAGTAAAGATCACACAGAGGCATCTGCGTACTGATTCTCACTGCCCTGTTTGTAAAGAAAGATTTGAGTTGGGCTCTGAAGCACGGCAGATGCCATGTAATCACATGTACCACTCAGATTGCATTGTCCCATGGTTGGTTCAGCACAATTCCTGCCCTGTCTGCCGCCATGAATTGCCACCACAAGGATCCAGTGGTTCTGGGGCTAGCAACAGAAGTAGCACTAGTAGTGGTATCTCCAGCGGAAGGGAGGGTAGTGGGGATAATCAGGGAAGGCGTAACCCATTCTCCTACTTGTGGCCTTTCCGCTcatccaactccaactccaactccaactccaactccaactccaacacCAACTCAAACACAAACGCAAACACAAACTCGAACTTGAACTCACACCGTACCGAATCAAGTGGAAGCAGTTCAGCAGCCGTTCGTGAAGATAATCACCAGATGAGTTACTCTGGGTGGCCTTTTGATTATTAG
- the LOC122085837 gene encoding GATA transcription factor 4-like isoform X1, which yields MDMYGLPAPDFFHIEDLLDFPNDDLFSSSTPLPNSDINHHNYNHFPRPENPAGNRPSSNSVNCDDSNSNNFTDDLCVPSDDISELEWLSKFVDDSFIDFPVNEVAETTNFQPEASVPGRARSKRSRAASTHRTWTSSPEYDNLVTGKYKLISSITSSSSTARKRENSSSVSPVMVGEHLSPSPSPSPSPSPSSSSSTSCEVRKCTHCASEKTPQWRTGPLGPKTLCNACGVRYKSGRLVPEYRPAASPTFVLTQHSNSHRKVMELRRQKEVLRHQETGSHHQQQQQQQQLLFHHHHDFTVC from the exons ATGGATATGTACGGACTACCTGCCCCTGATTTCTTCCACATCGAAGACCTCCTCGACTTCCCCAACGATgatctcttttcctcttccacTCCTCTCCCTAACTCCGACATCAACCACCACAACTACAACCACTTCCCTCGTCCTGAAAATCCCGCCGGCAACCGCCCATCCTCCAACTCAGTTAATTGTGACGACTCCAACTCCAACAACTTCACCGACGATCTCTGCGTTCCC AGCGATGACATCTCCGAGCTAGAATGGCTCTCCAAGTTCGTGGACGACTCCTTCATCGACTTTCCGGTTAATGAAGTCGCGGAAACTACTAACTTTCAACCGGAAGCATCAGTTCCCGGCAGGGCCAGGAGCAAGCGCTCTAGGGCGGCTTCAACACACCGTACTTGGACCTCTTCGCCGGAATACGACAATCTAGTTACTGGTAAGTATAAGCTGATAAGCAGTATTACTAGTAGTAGCAGCACTGCACGGAAGAGAGAGAACTCATCGTCGGTTTCGCCAGTGATGGTGGGAGAGCATTTGTCTCcgtctccttctccttctccttctccgtcGCCATCGTCCTCGTCATCTACGTCATGCGAGGTGCGCAAGTGCACGCACTGCGCATCCGAGAAGACGCCGCAGTGGCGCACGGGACCACTGGGACCTAAGACGCTATGCAACGCGTGCGGCGTACGGTACAAGTCTGGTCGACTGGTCCCGGAGTACCGCCCAGCTGCAAGCCCGACGTTTGTGCTGACTCAGCACTCGAATTCCCACCGGAAGGTAATGGAGCTGCGGAGGCAGAAAGAGGTTCTCCGGCACCAAGAAACCGGCAGCCACCaccaacagcagcagcagcagcagcagttaCTTTTTCACCACCACCATGACTTCACAGTTTGCTGA
- the LOC122085837 gene encoding GATA transcription factor 4-like isoform X2, whose translation MDMYGLPAPDFFHIEDLLDFPNDDLFSSSTPLPNSDINHHNYNHFPRPENPAGNRPSSNSVNCDDSNSNNFTDDLCVPSDDISELEWLSKFVDDSFIDFPVNEVAETTNFQPEASVPGRARSKRSRAASTHRTWTSSPEYDNLVTVMVGEHLSPSPSPSPSPSPSSSSSTSCEVRKCTHCASEKTPQWRTGPLGPKTLCNACGVRYKSGRLVPEYRPAASPTFVLTQHSNSHRKVMELRRQKEVLRHQETGSHHQQQQQQQQLLFHHHHDFTVC comes from the exons ATGGATATGTACGGACTACCTGCCCCTGATTTCTTCCACATCGAAGACCTCCTCGACTTCCCCAACGATgatctcttttcctcttccacTCCTCTCCCTAACTCCGACATCAACCACCACAACTACAACCACTTCCCTCGTCCTGAAAATCCCGCCGGCAACCGCCCATCCTCCAACTCAGTTAATTGTGACGACTCCAACTCCAACAACTTCACCGACGATCTCTGCGTTCCC AGCGATGACATCTCCGAGCTAGAATGGCTCTCCAAGTTCGTGGACGACTCCTTCATCGACTTTCCGGTTAATGAAGTCGCGGAAACTACTAACTTTCAACCGGAAGCATCAGTTCCCGGCAGGGCCAGGAGCAAGCGCTCTAGGGCGGCTTCAACACACCGTACTTGGACCTCTTCGCCGGAATACGACAATCTAGTTACTG TGATGGTGGGAGAGCATTTGTCTCcgtctccttctccttctccttctccgtcGCCATCGTCCTCGTCATCTACGTCATGCGAGGTGCGCAAGTGCACGCACTGCGCATCCGAGAAGACGCCGCAGTGGCGCACGGGACCACTGGGACCTAAGACGCTATGCAACGCGTGCGGCGTACGGTACAAGTCTGGTCGACTGGTCCCGGAGTACCGCCCAGCTGCAAGCCCGACGTTTGTGCTGACTCAGCACTCGAATTCCCACCGGAAGGTAATGGAGCTGCGGAGGCAGAAAGAGGTTCTCCGGCACCAAGAAACCGGCAGCCACCaccaacagcagcagcagcagcagcagttaCTTTTTCACCACCACCATGACTTCACAGTTTGCTGA